The DNA sequence CTGCAACGAGCGCATGCCGCGCATGGTGGTGGTGTCGGGGACCACCGGGTTGGCCTGGTGCACCTGGTAGAGGTCGATGCCGTCGACGCCGAGCCGGGCGGCGGAGGCGACCGCCCGCTGCTGCACCACCGGCGCGACCGGCAGCAGCGGGAAGATCTTGCTGGCCACCACCACCTTGGCCCGGTCGTCGCCGACGACTGCGTCAGGTCGCGGCGTGGCGTCAGACGCGCCGAGCTGGCGTTGTCGGAGCGCCGCGCCGAGGATGCGTTCGCTGCGGCCGAAGCCGTACAGCTCGGCGGTGTCGAAGAGGGTGACGCCGAGGTCGAGCGCCCGCCGCACGATCTCGGCCGCCCGGCGCTCGTAGTCGGGGCCGTAGCCCCACTCGCGGGAGCCGAACTGCCACGTGCCGAGGCCGATCTTGGAAATGGGCTTGGGGGTGTCGAGCCGCACGAAACGCATGGCCTCGACGCTACCCGCGCCCCGGTGACCGCACGCCGGTTCACCGGCGGGAGGCAGAATGACCGGGTGACCTACCTCGCCAGCGACGACCGTTACGACTCGATGATCTACCGGCGCAGCGGACGCAGCGGGCTGAAGCTGCCCGTCATCTCCCTCGGCCTCTGGCACAACTTCGGGCCGGACCGGCCCTTCGAACGGCAGCGCGACATCGTCCGCCGCGCCTTCGACCTCGGCATCACCCACTTCGACCTGGCCAACAACTACGGCCCGCCGCCGGGCGCGGCGGAGGAGGTGTTCGGCCGGCTGCTCGCCACCGACCTGAAGCCGTACCGGGACGAACTGGTGGTGTCCAGCAAGGCCGGCTACCTGATGTGGCCCGGCCCGTACGGCGAGTGGGGCTCCCGGAAGTACCTGATCTCGTCGCTGGACCATTCGCTGCGCCGGCTGGGCCTGGACCACGTGGACATCTTCTACTCGCACCGGTTCGACCCGGACACCCCGCTGGAGGAGACGATGGGCGCGCTGGACGCGATCGTCCGGTCGGGCAAGGCGCTCTACGTGGGCGTCTCCAACTACGACTCGGAGCAGACCGCCCGGGCCGCCGAGATCCTCCGTGACCTGGGCACCCCGCTGCTGATCAACCAGCCGTCGTACTCGATGCTCAACCGCTGGACCGAGTCCGACGGCCTGCTGGACACGCTGGACCAGGTCGGCGCCGGGTGCATCGCGTTCAGCCCGCTGGCCCAGGGTCTGCTCACCGACCGCTACCTGGGCGGCATCCCGGCCGACTCGCGCGTGCGGACCAGCGTCTTCCTGAACGAGAGCGACCTGGACGAGGCGCGGATGGCCACCGTCCGCGCGCTCGCCGAGGTGGCCCGGCGGCGCGGGCAGAGCCTGGCCCAGCTCGCCCTGGTGTGGGCGCTGCGCGACCCGCGGATGACCAGCCTGATCATCGGCGCGAGCAGCGTCGAGCAGTTGGCGGGCAACGTCGCCGCGCTGGACGAGCTGGACCTCGCCGGCGAGGACCTGGCCGAGATCGACCAGATCCTCGCCGACCCGCGGTGAGGCCGGCGGTCAGCGGAAGATGGTGCCGTTGCCGGCGTCCCGGACCGCGCTCACCCGGTTCGGGGTGAACGTGTTGCCGGGTCCGACCACTGTCGCGTCGCAGCCCTCGGTGACGTAGAGCCCGTAGCGCTGCGTCCTGACGGTCTGGTCGTCGACGGCCACGTTCCCGCTGACCACGGTGTCGACGCAGGTGATCCCGGTCGCCGTGGTGACCCGGATGCCGTCCCGGTTCGCCGTGTCGTCGGAGCTGTCGGTGACGTGGTTGTCGACGACCCGGTTGTCGGTGCCGCTGTTGATGTTGATGCCGTCCTGCCCGGCCTGGTCGATCACGTTGTCGCTGATGATGTTGTGATCGGCCGTCTTGTTCGGCTGGTCGGCGGTGGACGAGGCACGGTTGACCTGGATGCCGTGCCCGCCCACGTCGCTGATGGTGCAGCCGGTGACCGTGTCACCGCTGGTGGCCAGCAGTTCGACGCCGTCGCTCTGGGCGCCGCTGATGACGCAGTCCCGGACCGTGTTGCCCATCGACGTCCAGGTCTGGTTCTTGCCGTCGAACACGATGCCCCGCCCCCGGGACGCGGTGACCCGCACCCGCTCCACGACCATGTTGTTGCCGTCGTCGAAGTCGAGCGCGTCGCTGGTGCTCCGGGCTGCCCCGCCGGCCGAGACCGCGAGGTCCCGGACGATCACGCCGTCCCATCCCTTGGTGTTGAACGGCTCGGTGTCCCCCGCCGTCGAGTTGTCGTTACGGATCAGCGTGTCGTACATGCCGGCGCCGACGAAGGTCACCCGCCGGATGCCCTCCAGTTTCAGGTACTCGGCGCCGAAGTCGAACGTGCCGGCGTCGAACCGGACCACGCCACCGCCCAGCCGGTTCAGCTCGACCACGGCGCTCTCCAGCACGGTCTTGAGACTGCCGGTGTAGGTCTCGCCGGTCACGTCGGAGGCCGCCCGGTAGGTCGTCGGCCCGGTCCTGGTCACCACGTACGGCGACGGGTCGGGCGGTGCCGGCGTCAACAGTTGCGGCTTGTTGGTGCCCTCCCGGCTGGTCACCCGCAGGCCGGTGTCGTTGGTGGTGGTGAGCGCCACGGTCACCGGTCCGTTGCCGGTGACCAACGACGAGACGTTCACCGACACCCAGGTGTCCGCGCCCACCGGTCCGCTGCGGACGACCGTGGCGCCGATCGGTGGGGCGTTGTCGTCGGTGATGGTGCTCTCGTCCCAGGCGCTGTCGGCGACGGGGTGGACGTCCACTCCGGTGCTGCTGGCGGTCTCCACGTAGAGACGCAGCACCGCGGTCGGGTCCGTGTCGACGTCGGTGACCTCGAAGCGCAGGTAGGCGACCTGTCGGGGCACGGCGTCGACGCGGAGCGAGGCGGTCCGCCCCGCGTTGACAGTCGGATGGGAGGCGTCCACCCAGGCGTCGGCGACCGGGGTGAGCGTCACGGCCGCAGCCGCCCGGGCGACCTGCGCCGCGGTGGTGGCGTGCGGCTTCGCCGTGGCGCGGGCGGGTGCCGCGGCGGCGGGCGACGCGACGGCGACGACGGCCAGGACCAGTGCCGGCGCGAGGTGACGGAGCGGGGATCGGGATCGAGCTGTCATTTGCTCCTCCAGAACGGTGTGGAGGGTGGCCCGGGCCGGCCGCGACATCGGTGGTGGGTCGCCCGGTCAGTGGTGGAGCGGCGCCTCCTCGGACCGCGCGGCGCCGGATGGGGTCGACGGCGTGGCGGCGGCTCGCGCACGCCGTCGACGGCGGTACAGCCAGAGCGGCACCAGGACCACCACGCCGACGGTCAGGGTCAGCGCCGCCCAGGCGGGCAGGCCCCAGTCGTCGCCGTCGGCGGTGCTGCTGTCCAGTTGCGCGTCGGGGTTCGGGGCGACGCCGAGCAGGTCGGCCAGCACCAGCAGGTACCTGCTGCCCCACTGTTCACTCGGTTCCACGTAGGTGTTCTCGGTGAACTCGTTCCAGCTGATGACGCCGAGGGCGTCGGGCTGGGAGAGCTGGGCGGCGGCGAAGGACGCGCGCAGCGTCTCACCGTCCCGGCGGGGCACCTCCCTTCTCCCGCCGATCTGGCGGGCGTCGAAGCCGGGCGAGACCGGGGCGATCCACAGTCCGCCACGGAGGTGGACGGCCCGGGACATCGCGGTGAGCTTGTCCCGGCTGCGGTCGGCGAGCGGATCGGCGGACGACCAGTAGTACGCCTGCCCGTCGAGGCTCGACTGGCTGTTCACCACCGAGACGCTCTTGGCGGTGCCGAGGACCTGGAGTTTCTCCTGGGCCTGACGGACGGTGTCCGCGACCTCGGCGGCGGAGTACCGGTCGCTGCCGTTCCAGATCACCACCGGCTGGTCGAAGATCCCGAAGACCGGGTCGGCCGCGTAGCGTTCGGCGAAGACGGCCAAGTCCGTCCGGACCGTGGCCAGTGGCAACGGCTTACGGCTGAAGTCGATGCCCTGGTAGACGATGCCGAGCCGGAAGCTCTCGGCGCGGGCGACCTCGACCAGCGCGGCGAGTCGTTCGTCGAGCTGCACGGTGTGCTTCCAGGAGACCAGGAAGCCGGTGATCCCGGCGGCCTTCGCCATCCGGACGTGCCGCCGCATGATCTCCTCGTCGTCGCTCGAATAGCGCCCGAGCACCGGGTAGTCGATCTTCGCCCTGTTCCACGAGCTCGGGTTGAACCAGATGTAGTAGTAGGCCAGCACCGGAACCGGTGCCGGCGGCGTGGCCGGAGCCGCCGCGGGCCGGGACCCGGAACGGACGGACGCGGCCGGTGCCCGGGCCGCCGGCAGGCTCGCCGCGGCGACCGTCACCAGCACCAGCACCAGACCGGCGGCGGCGCGTGGCCGCCGGCGACGCCGCGCGGCGGAGCGGAGCGCCCGCAACGGGCGGCGCAGGTGCGGGCGGCCCAGCAGGACCAGCCCGACGGCCACCCCGAGCACGCCCACCGCCACCAGCGCCAGGTCGACGATGCTGATCACGGTGAGCGTCACCTCCTGGTCCCGGCTGATGGTCACCGGCCGGCCGAAGGAGAGACCGCCGCCGCGTACGGTCAGCGTGTAGGTGCCCCGGGGCAGGTCGGGGACCAGCACGGTGCCGTCCGAGGCGAACCCCAGGTGCTGCACCCGCCCGTCGGCCCGGGTGAGTCGGATCCCGCTGCCGGCCCGCCGGGGGAAGAACATGTCCGAGGCGGTGAACGACACCTTGAAGAAGAGCAACTGCACCACCCAGCTCTGCCGGTCCCAGGGCACGAACTTCTGGCCGGCCCGGTTGACCACCGAGGTGCCGTCCACCATCACGGCGTCCACCACGTAGTAGAGGCGTTTCGAGGCGAGCCCCCGGGGTCCCTGCTGGGTGCGGCTCTCGGCGACCCAGAGCGGCCTCGTCAACTGGTCACCGGTCAGCTCGATGATCTCGCCGGTGTTGCTGCGCAGTTGCATCGCGGTCGCCCGCCGGGTCGGCACCGGCGACCCGAACCGGTCGGTGTAGCGCCAGCTCACGCGCCGGACCGTGCGCAGGCCCACCTCGACGACCCGGTCGCGTACGCCGTGGTCCAGGCTGCCCCGGATGCGGTCGAGCATCACCCTCCGGTCGACGCCGACCGCCGCCGAGCCGACCGTGAGCCGCTTGTCGAGCCCGAGGAAGTTCCGGACCCGGACGTTCACCCGTCCCTTGGCGTCCGAGCGACCGGTGTTGCCGTCGACCGCGACCGGCACGCCCCGGATCGGCGGCACCATCTGGAGGTGCAGTGTGCCGGGCAGCGCGGAGCGGGGTGCGGCCGTGGCGGCGACCGGGGTGAGCAGGACGCCCAGCAGCACCAGGATCAGCGGCGGCAGCAGCCGGCGGGCGGCGCTCACCGGGGCCGCCGCCGTCCCCGTACGGCCGCCGCGCCGACCAGCGCGCCGACGAGCAGCAGCGCGGTGGCGTACGCGCCGTAGACGGGCCGGGGGTCGGGCCGTTTCAGCGCGACCGGGGTGCGTTCGGCGCTGAGCAGGACGCCGGGGCGTGGTGGCGCGTCGAAGTCGAACGCGTCGAGGAACGTGTTCGCCCTGGCGTCCCGGCTGGCGAGCGGTTTCAGCCGCCAGTTGATCTCGATGAACTTCAGCACCGAGGTGAAGTCGAGCGTGGTGGAGTCGACCCGCCCGCGCCGGGCGTACGGGCTGACCAGCAGCGCCGGCACCCGGAACCCGTAGCCGTACCGGTCGACGCGGGGCGGCGTGACGTGGTCGTACCAGCCGCCCCAGTCGTCGTACGACCAGATGAAGGCCGACGAGGACCACTCCGGGGAACGCATGAGCTGCGTCAGCAGCGCCCGGACGAGGTTCTGGCCGGCGCCGATGTTGCCCGGCGGGTGCTCGCTGTTGCCGGCCGGCGCGATGAAGGAGACCGCCGGCAGGTCGCCCTTCGCCGCGTCCGCGTAGTACTCGTCCAGGTCGACGATCTTCGAGAACAGGCGCGGGTCGTCGACGTAGCGGGCGTACCCCAGCAGCGGGACCCAGAT is a window from the Micromonospora sp. DSM 45708 genome containing:
- the mgrA gene encoding L-glyceraldehyde 3-phosphate reductase; amino-acid sequence: MTYLASDDRYDSMIYRRSGRSGLKLPVISLGLWHNFGPDRPFERQRDIVRRAFDLGITHFDLANNYGPPPGAAEEVFGRLLATDLKPYRDELVVSSKAGYLMWPGPYGEWGSRKYLISSLDHSLRRLGLDHVDIFYSHRFDPDTPLEETMGALDAIVRSGKALYVGVSNYDSEQTARAAEILRDLGTPLLINQPSYSMLNRWTESDGLLDTLDQVGAGCIAFSPLAQGLLTDRYLGGIPADSRVRTSVFLNESDLDEARMATVRALAEVARRRGQSLAQLALVWALRDPRMTSLIIGASSVEQLAGNVAALDELDLAGEDLAEIDQILADPR
- a CDS encoding glycoside hydrolase family 71/99 protein is translated as MSAARRLLPPLILVLLGVLLTPVAATAAPRSALPGTLHLQMVPPIRGVPVAVDGNTGRSDAKGRVNVRVRNFLGLDKRLTVGSAAVGVDRRVMLDRIRGSLDHGVRDRVVEVGLRTVRRVSWRYTDRFGSPVPTRRATAMQLRSNTGEIIELTGDQLTRPLWVAESRTQQGPRGLASKRLYYVVDAVMVDGTSVVNRAGQKFVPWDRQSWVVQLLFFKVSFTASDMFFPRRAGSGIRLTRADGRVQHLGFASDGTVLVPDLPRGTYTLTVRGGGLSFGRPVTISRDQEVTLTVISIVDLALVAVGVLGVAVGLVLLGRPHLRRPLRALRSAARRRRRPRAAAGLVLVLVTVAAASLPAARAPAASVRSGSRPAAAPATPPAPVPVLAYYYIWFNPSSWNRAKIDYPVLGRYSSDDEEIMRRHVRMAKAAGITGFLVSWKHTVQLDERLAALVEVARAESFRLGIVYQGIDFSRKPLPLATVRTDLAVFAERYAADPVFGIFDQPVVIWNGSDRYSAAEVADTVRQAQEKLQVLGTAKSVSVVNSQSSLDGQAYYWSSADPLADRSRDKLTAMSRAVHLRGGLWIAPVSPGFDARQIGGRREVPRRDGETLRASFAAAQLSQPDALGVISWNEFTENTYVEPSEQWGSRYLLVLADLLGVAPNPDAQLDSSTADGDDWGLPAWAALTLTVGVVVLVPLWLYRRRRRARAAATPSTPSGAARSEEAPLHH
- a CDS encoding CBM96 family carbohydrate-binding protein, whose product is MTARSRSPLRHLAPALVLAVVAVASPAAAAPARATAKPHATTAAQVARAAAAVTLTPVADAWVDASHPTVNAGRTASLRVDAVPRQVAYLRFEVTDVDTDPTAVLRLYVETASSTGVDVHPVADSAWDESTITDDNAPPIGATVVRSGPVGADTWVSVNVSSLVTGNGPVTVALTTTNDTGLRVTSREGTNKPQLLTPAPPDPSPYVVTRTGPTTYRAASDVTGETYTGSLKTVLESAVVELNRLGGGVVRFDAGTFDFGAEYLKLEGIRRVTFVGAGMYDTLIRNDNSTAGDTEPFNTKGWDGVIVRDLAVSAGGAARSTSDALDFDDGNNMVVERVRVTASRGRGIVFDGKNQTWTSMGNTVRDCVISGAQSDGVELLATSGDTVTGCTISDVGGHGIQVNRASSTADQPNKTADHNIISDNVIDQAGQDGININSGTDNRVVDNHVTDSSDDTANRDGIRVTTATGITCVDTVVSGNVAVDDQTVRTQRYGLYVTEGCDATVVGPGNTFTPNRVSAVRDAGNGTIFR